Within Deferrivibrio essentukiensis, the genomic segment AAGTTTCTTGAAAGTGTGAAGCCTTTTGTTTTCAGAAGAAGTATAGACACAAGACTGATAGATGACCTTATCAACATTAAATCAAAAATTAACAGCAGAGTAAAACTTAAAAAACAAGATAAAAATGTAAAATTGGGCTATGGCGGGATAAGAGAGATAGAGTTTGTTGTCCAGAGTACGCAAATATTATATTACCCTAAAGACAATGACATCTTTAATCGCAACACACTCACTTCCCTTGAGATATTTAAAGAGAAAAAAGTATTCCCTGACAAAGATATAGATGATTTAATCATTAGTTACAACTTTTTAAGAAAACTTGAGCACATGGCTCAAATTGAGCTTGAGCAACAAACACATATAGTCCCTGAGAAATCAGAAAATTATCAAAACTATCTTGAAAGATGCGGTTTTAAAAATAAGGATGAGTTTGAGAAAAAATATTCAGAAATAACTTCGAGAGTAAATAGTATCTTTGAAAATATTTTAAAAAGTGAATCAAGTGACTCGGATGATTTATTTTTATTTGATGAAGAGTTACAGCTTTCCGATATGGCGGCTATTTTAAAAGGATTAAATATTAATAAACCTCAAGAATGTGCTGAAATATTAGATAATATAATTAAAGGTAAAGGGAGAAAAAAAAGATTTGCAAAAGATAGAGAATTACTAAAGAAGATATTGAGCCTACTTGTAAAAGAACTTCCAGATATAAAAGACCCGGTAGAGACCTTAAAAAATTTTGAAAGATTTTTTTCAGTCACCACTTCAATATATCTTTTTTATGATATTTTTTCAGAGTCAGGTACCTTTTTAAAGAAGCTTGTTAATATCTTTTCCCTAAGCCCCTACCTTTCTAATACTATTATACGAAATAACAATGTTCTTGATTATATATACGATCCTAAACCTTACACATACAATCACCATGAACTATGCAACCAACTTTTCCAAATAGCGGAAAATGCCGGAAATATTGAGTATGAATATGAACTAATAAGAAGAGCACACCAAGAGCTTGTCTTTAATCTCGGATATGCTTACATAAATAAAGATGTAAACGTAATTCAGCTGACAACAAACCTTACAAACCTTGCAAAAGCCTGCATATGCCTGGCTTTAAGAAGGGAGTTTGATATCCTTAAGGAAAAGTACGGCAACCCTGCCATAAATGATAAATTTTGTGATTTCTTGGTCATAGGGATGGGGAAACTTGGAAGCTATGAAATGAGCTTTGGTTCTGACCTTGATATTATCGTACTTTATGAAGATAAAGGCTACACTGACGGAAAAATATCTATCACCAATCAAGAGTTTTACTCAAAGCTTATTCAAAGAGCAATTTCATACCTGAGCACTCAGACAGTGTTCGGATATTTATACAAAATAGATATGAGATTGCGTCCAAGCGGCTCTTCAGGGACGTTGGTAACGACATTGGACTCTTTTAGAGAATACCAAAAAAATAAAGCTATGTTGTGGGAAAAACAGGCACTTATTCGAGCCAGTATAATCAATGAAGATTCTGCAATTTCCAATACTTTCAAACAGATAAAAAATGAGACCCTTTACAGTGGTAGTATCACAAGCGAGCAAATCGAAGAAATATACGACATGAGACTCAGAATAGAAAGGGAAAAAGGCTCACCTGTCACAAAAAACGACATAAAGTCAGGCTATGGTGGATTGATTGATATTGAGTTTTCTGTTCAAATGCTACTTTTAAAATATGGTTACACCTTCCCTCAAATACGAAAAACGAATACACATAGCGCGTTGCATGAGCTAAAAAAAGCTGAACTTATAAAAAGTAGAGATTTTTATGCACTTCATAACAGCTACTTATTTTTTAGAAATCTTGAAAATTTGATAAGAGTTTATAAAAATTCATCTTCCTCTGTATTACCCAAAGATGATGAAACACTTGAAAAATTAAGTACATTTTTCGGTTATAAGCAAAATGGAGCAGAAAAGTTAATGAACGAATATCTCACGGCGAGAAAATCTGTCAGAGCGGCATTTAATAGGCTATTTAGCAAATGATTATGAATGAAGTTATTTTTATTCTTAACTATGAGTCATTTAAAGATAGACTCTTTGATACTGCACTCAAAACAGCGCCTTACGCCGATAAGATTTGGTTTAGAATCAAGTCCGAAAGTGCGGCTGTAATCTTCAAATTGGCAAAAGAACTTAGAAATATTTTACCTGATAAGTATCTTATCCTCTCAGAGAGACCGGAAATAGCGCATATTTTAAACTATAATGCAGTCCATCTTAATCACACCTGTTCAAAACTGATTTGTCTAAAAAAGATATTTACCAAATTGGATTTTGGCTATTCTGCCCACACTATTGCTGAAATTAAAGAAAAACAAGAGTTTGATTACTTTACATTGAGTCCCATTTTTATGACAGATAAACCATACGAAGTAAAACCTTTAGGGGTAATAGATGTGAGTAGTATAAACAAAAAAATTTATGCGCTCGGTGGTATTAACATTTCAAACGTAAATAGCTTAAAAAATAAGGGATACTCAGGCATTGCCGGAATATCCCTTTATAAGTATCTTGAAAGTATCAAAAAATTGTTAACCTAACCGTGAAAACCGAGCCTCTTTGAAATCTCCCTTGCATACTTCTGTACAACAGGTAGGATTTCGTTATTCATTCTCTCATAACTCATCCTGCAAGCAGGGCCAGTAACGCTAAGAGCTGCAACAGGGACACCCAAATAATCCTTTACAGGCACAGCGATACATCTGACAGACTCTTCAAACTCCTCATCATCAAAAGCGTAGTCCTTTTCAGATACAGTTTTAAGATGCTTTTTTAATTCTGGCAAAGAAGTAATAGTATTATCTGTATACCTCTTAAGTCTTGCCCCCATATAAACCTTATTAATTTCCTCTTCTGAAGCGTAGGCAAGCTGAATCTTACCAATAGCAGTGCAATAAGCAGGTGCATCTTTTCCTACCCTTGATACAATCCTTACTGTCTGGTCAGCTTCAACTATATCAAGATATATTACGGCACCTTCACGCAAAATACCTATATAAACAGACTCCTTTGTCTCAGCTACAATCTTTTCCATAAAAGGTTTGGCAAGCTTTAGTAGGCCAAGTTTATTAACAAACTTCTGCCCGAGATTAAAAATACCGATGCCAAGTCTGTAGTTTTCGGTAAACTGGTTTTGTTCAATATAACCGCGAGATTCAAGAGTAGCAAGAAGCCTAAAAACGTTATTTTTATGCAACCCCAAAGTCTTACTAAGCTCAGTTACTCCGTATTCTTCCCTCTTTTCTGAAGTCCTGAAAACTTCAAAAAGCTGAAGGGCATGATAAACTGACTGAACAAGCTTTACGTTTTGTTTATTAGCCATTATTTCTCTCCATAACTATAATTTATAATCAATAAAATTTGTTAACAAAATATAGCATCAAAATAGAACACTGTCAAATTTTAAATAGCATAAAATTGCAAAAAAATTAAAAAAATCTATTTTATTCAGTACACCAATAAATTTTTTTAAAATGAGTGTTATAATTTAACAAAACATACACAAATAAAGAATATATATTAAAAACCTTGCATATTTTACCTTTCACATATACAATATATTTATAGAATATTCAAGGAGGCAAATATGAATTATCCCATCTGGATAAGTGAAGCTTTATCAGGAGCTCAGTTAATTGCAATTATAGCTGTTTTTCACGTATTTATCTCACATTTTGCAGTAGGTATGGGGCTATATGTTGTAATAGCTGAAAAAATTGCCATCAAATCAGGTAACTTAGAAGAAAAAATATTTGTCAAAAAGAGCAGTGCATTAATTCTGCTGATTTCTGCAGTGTTAGGTGCACTTACTGGGGTAGGAATATGGTTTAGTATAGCTCTTGTTTCCCCTGCAGGAACTGCTGCATTAATACATATCTTTGTATGGGGTTGGGCAACCGAATGGGTATTCTTTGTCCTTGAAATATTTGCAATCCTTGCTTACTACTACACGTGGAATAAGGTCTCTGACAATACACACGTCTTTTTAGGGTGGCTATATTTTATCGGGGCATGGATGAGCCTTGCTATAATAGCCGGAATTATTGCATTTCAATTAACACCCGGAACTTACCTTGAAAACAAGAGCTTCTGGGGAGCATTTTTTAATCAAACCTACTTTCCGTCAGTAATAGGTAGAACAGGGATATCATTTGTATTGGCGGGGATATATGCCACACTTGTGCTTTCATTTACCAAAAATAAAGAGATAAAGGTAAAATATGGCAGATTTACGGGATATTTTATAATTGCCGGAGCTGTTTTGACATTTTTGGGGATGTATTGGTGGGTGCAGGCAATACCTGAAAACGTCAGAGAACAATTTTTGGGCGGCAATGAGATTTTATCAAGCTTCTACAATAACTCTATCTATCTTACAGTAGCCCTTATAGGTCTTGCAGCTATTTTCACGCTTGCTATACCAAAATACATGAACATTGCATTTGCATTAGTGCTTCTCATATTAGGTCAGATTAGCTTTGGCTATTATGAATTTACAAGGGAAAGAGTAAGAAAGCCATATGTCATTAGAGATTTTATGTACTCTAACGGTATATTGAAAAGTGAAGTTGAAAAGATTAAAGATGTTGGTTTTTTAAATTATGATAAATGGGCAACAGTCGGGCAACCTAACGACGAAATAGGTAAAGGGCGAGGGATATACAACTCTCAGTGTAGAGTTTGCCATATGCCGAAAGGATTTAACGAAATGTACTCAAAGGTGGAGGGGCTCACAGCTGAAGACCTTTACGGTATGCTTGATGATTTGGATGCAAATCCGCTTATGCCTCCATTTGCCGGAAATGATGAGGACAAAATGGCACTTTCAAAGTATCTTGAAAAAATAGGTCAAGGAGGTAAATAATGGAAAATATATTAATCCCTGCTTTCTCATCCGTTCCTTTATCTTCACCAACATGGCTGTTTGTATTTTTCCTCGTATTCACTTTCTTCTTACACATACTCTTTGTAAACCTTACTCTTGGCGGAACAATTCTACTTTTAATATCAAAATACATCAGCAAAGTTTTTGGAGACAATACATATGACGAAATAGCCGAAGAGATCGGCTATCTTAACACATTTAACATATCTTTTGCAGTCACCTTAGGTGTAGCACCTTTGCTTTTTTTACAAACTATGTATGAAAACTTCTTTTACACATCATCAATATTGCTGTCATGGAAATGGCTTTTAGTACTTGTTGCTATTATTTTTGCATACTATTTTTACTACCTCTATAAGTTTAAACCTTGGTATATAAAATTTTCCGGTGGAAAAGGGATAATCTTCATAGTATTTGCTGCAATTATGTTTCTTTACGTTGCACTTATATTTGTGACAAATACCACCCTCTCAATGCAACCTGAGCTTTGGACTGAAGTATATTCCGGTAAAATATCCGCCTTCAGTGCCAAGACATTGGTACCAAGACTTATTCACTTTGTGTTGGCAACAATAGCATTTAGCGGTTTATTTCTAATGGTGTATTCTAAATTTAGAAAAAACTACTCAGCAACGCTTAAAGAAACAATGTATAATTTTGGTAAAAAAACTTTCTTCTATACAACACTTGCTCAAATTATAGTGGGGGTATGGTTTCTATTTTCTCATGACAAAAATATCTATATGCTTCTTATGGGTAAAAATATTATCGGAACATTTTTCCTTTTAATCTCAATTATTCTTACAGTTATTGCACTTTTTTATGTATACAAAAACAAAGAAAATATCTTCTCACTTAGTGCTCTTGTGCTTCTAATAATAGGCTCGATGGTAATAGTAAGAAGAGTAGTTGAAACGGGTTTTTTTGAAAAATATTTTAAATTAAGCGAGTTAAACGCCGAGCCATATTGGGGAATTTTTGCAATTTTTGTGATACTTTTAATTTTACTTTTAGCTGTAATTTACTATTCCCTTGTTAGAATTGGAAAAGATATTAAAGATAAAGCGGGAGCTTAGCTTCCGCTTCCTTTAAAAATGTCCCATGGCCATTCTTTTGGCAAATCAACGCTAAAAGTCATTTTTTCTTTTTTTATGGGGTGGACAAGCTCCACCTCTTTATGAATCAGTGCTATTTTGTTTTTACCATATTTGGTTTTACTGCCATATTTAGCATCCCCCACCACAGGGTTTCCGATATATGAAAACTGCCCTCTTATCTGATGATATCTGCCTGTTAAAAGCTTTATCTTTACAAGACTCACCCCTTTTACTCTTTCCAAAACCTCGTATTCAAGTTCGCACTTTTTATAACCATCTTTTTGAGTTTCGGAAATATCCGTCTTAAAATCCTTGTGTTTAAGGTAATGTACTAACTCCCCTTTCGGCTCTTTCAAACTACCCTCAACCACAGCAAAATATATTTTATTAAATTCCCCTTTCTTAATACTCTCATTCATTCTTTTCAGTGCTTTTTCTGTTTTTGCCAAAACAACGATTCCGGCAGTCATCAAATCCAATCTATGAACTGCATGTAGAAACACGTTCCCCGGCTTATCATATTTCTTTTTTAACCATTCTTTAACTTGATCTTCCAGGTTATCTTTATGTTCCAGAGATTTTTGAGTGGCAACCCCAAAAGGTTTGAACGCAACAATCAAATGATTGTCAAAATATATAATCTTCACTTTGAAAGCCAGTAAGAAACAGCTCCAGATGGTATTGGAAGGGTATCTGAACTTATCAAAAGCTCATGACTATAGAAGCTGCCTTTTTTAGTATCAATGTAAGAACAAAGTATATTTTCCAGGACTTTTGGTGTAAATCCGGGTGTATGGCAAGAAAGAATCACATACCTACAATTATCGGACATAAGCTGAACAACAAGCTCCATAATTTTGCCCATATCCTTCTCTATTTTGAATACTTCACCCTTACTCCCCCTGCCAAACGTGGGAGGGTCCATTACAAAACCGTTATATTTATTTCCACGTTTTACTTCTCTCTTTAAAAATTTAATAACATCATCCGTAATCCATCTGACCCTGTTAATATCAAGCCTGTTTAAGTTTACATTCTCTTTTGCCCAGTCATTTATCTTTTGAGAAGCATCAACATGTGTAACAATAGCACCTGTAGCAATTCCTGCAATTGTAGCACCGCCAGTATAGCCAAATAGATTTAAAATCTTATCATCTTTTTTTGAGTTTTTCTCCATCAGATTCCACGTAGAGATATGCTCAGGGAAAATACCAATATGTCCAAAGTCTGTAAATTTTAATTTGAAAAAATAATTGTGATATTTAACGACCTTATACTCAACTTTTTTCCCACTAAAATGCCAAACATTTTTTTCACCTCTGTCAAAAGTAGCATCGGCACTACTCCATACTCTATTATCCTTTCTTTTCGGCCAAAATGCTTGGGCACAAGGTCTATCTATTATCAAATCTCCAAGCTGCTCAAGCTTCCTCTCATCCCCCGAATCCAAAACTTTATAAATATTTTCCATACATATTCCTCTTATAATTTTTCAATAACTTCTAACATGTAATAAAATAATGGGCAAATAATTTTTATTTCATTTGCATTATTGTGTAAACAACAAACCGCTATAAAAACAAACTGCTTCATGGTTTAAAACTATTTAGTTGATTTCACAGATTAAACATTTTATCATACTTGAAATGAGGTGATATATGAAAAAAATAATAATCATTGCTCTTATCGTTCAATTATTTTACGGATGCATGAAAAATGTAAATAATGCCAACTATTCCGACATTGTCTTTAACCCTCAAAACAGTTTTTCCAGAGAATTGAAAGCGAAATACACAAACGAGTTGAATCAGATAGCTCAAAAACTATCTGAGTATGGACTAAAAGTCCAACAGGACGGTTTAGGATTTACAAAAGGCTCTACATGCAAAGATTGTATTTATGATGAAGGTGATTTTTGGATGTTTATCTCCCTTGAGCATGCTTCTGTAGATGCAAATAAAAACATAAATATAAAAATCAGAGGGATTAATGTTGCCCAAAAAGTTGTAAAAGACACCTTTTTTGCACTAAAGGATATCGATTTAAACAAACTTTTGGCGGAAAAAAGTTTTAAAGGTTTTTTAATCAGCGGGACATACGGAATATATAAAAGCATCAATGAAAGGATCAAACCCAAAGATTTTGAGACAGTAGATGTGTATATCCCTAAAATTACACTCATTCAATACAAAAACAATACCCTGTCCTTAAATGAAATTTTAAATTATTCACAAGGTTATGCAGCAAAGTTTGGTAGCAAAAACTACGAAAAAATATTTTAAAAAAGAAGGCCTTATCGGCCTTCTTTCATAATTTTAAACAAATCTATTGGCGTTACTCCAATTTGAGCAGCCATATCCTTCATAAGACTTTTTTCATCAAACTTTATCCCAGCCTTTTTGAGGTTGGAAAAAGCTAAATTTTTATCAAGTCCATATTCCTCAATTACACTCAATATATTCTTTTTACCGAGCCCCGAACCTTCAGCAGGCATCTTTTCTTCAACTTTAGAAGTTTCAGGCTTTACTTCATTAATATCTGCCCCAATTTCAGCATCTTTAATTAACAGATAAATATCCTGAGGTGTTTTATTGTTTTTCTTTGCAATCTGCAGCAAAGTTTCGTTTTCATTGTCATACTTAATGCCATTTTTATTTAAAATTTCTTTTACCTTTGTAAAATCCAAATCCATCTTTTTGGAAAAGTTTTTAAGCCCTACAAGCTCAGCATGCCCAAAAGGGGGCTCCCCATATTTGTCAGCCCAATAGTCATCTACATCGGACTGCCATATAAAAAGGTCGCTAAAAGGGGAAACCTTGTAATAAGCACCCATAAAAACTGCCGTAGTTATTATTAAAGCCACAACAAAATTTGGGGTAAACAATACAAAATTCTTTGCTCTGTTTTTCAGGTACTGCATTATTGCCTTCCAGTTAAGGTATATGTGTAAAATAGAAACAATAAGAAACAATAATGAAGTAGCGGTATGAAGCTCACCGTATTGACTTTTGTTAAGTCCAAGAAGCTGCCACCCTCCCCAATATGCAACTCTACCTTCAGGAACTATAATTAAAATAAGTCCTGTGTAGCACATGACTAAAAATGACAACAAGGTTGTCAATGATACAATTTTTCTAAAACTCATTCTACTGCCTCCTTAATATTAATTAATCAAACAATAAGCAAATCACATACCAGATATATAACCTTAATTTACCATAGTTTTTCTATCTTTACCGTATAAATATTACACAATGAGTAACAAAGTTACACAAAAAATTATAGCTTTATTCAGTTTTATTAGCTATTACTTTAATATGAAGTCTACTTTAAAAAAAATACTAACATCTTTTTTGCTCTCAATTCATTACTTCAATAAAAACAATCTCATACTCAACGCCGGAGCACTTACATTTTACTTTATCATATCACTTGTCCCTGTGTTTTTATTAATTTTGACAATCTCAAACATTATTGCCATCTCAAATGCAGAAGTTATTTTCAATATCCTAAACTCAATGAAAAATTTAAATGAAGAAGCTGTTTCATTCTTTTACAAAATAATATCGAATTCTAAAAGTATAAATATTTTCTCTTTTGGAATTTCGGGCATTATTTCAATTTTGTTAACATCCTTGCTGTTTTCTAAGAGTTTGAATATCTCTTTTGTAAATATTATGGACATAAAGCAGAAAAAATTAGTAGGGATATTGCTCCCTTTTTTGCTAAACATATCTGGGCTTATAATCTTATTAACGGCTCTATTACTAAAAGTCGGACTTTTGTTTGTCCACAAATTATTATTTAAGTATGTAAACATTGATTTGAGCTATATTGTTACAATCTTAAGCAACCTTCTTTTGGCACCAAAGCTACTGGTATTTTTGATAATTTTTCTAAGCTACTATTTTTTGTCCGGAAGGAAGTTTTCTTTTAAAACCTCATTTTTTATGGCTTTACTATTCTCCTTTTCAATTTATTTGCTTAACAGACTTTATTTTGTCTTCATAAGTATAAACTATTATAAAGCAGTCTACGGGCAAATAGGGCTCGTGATTTTTAGTCTTTACTGGCTTTACTTTATATTTATTTTATATCTTTTTTTCGCACAGTTTGGAGCTTGTCTGACAGATTTCAAAATTTATACTACCAAATTTTGGATACAAAAGGGGAGAAAATTAAACAAACTATACAATAAGATTTTTCCCGAAAACTTAGATAAAAACTTTTTATCGATAGAAGAAAGAGAGGATATATTAAAGCTTAAGAATTCCAATCTGTTAATAGTTGAAGGGTACATTAAGATTAAAAACAACGGCAAAACAATACTCAAACAGGCCGGAGATTTAGTGAAAATAGATGATGATAATATAGACAAAATAGCAGATATAGCTAATTTACAGGTTATAAGTTTAAAGGATTAAAACATTTGTAATTATTTTCAAATACCGGCTTTTTATTTTTGCATATTTCAAGTTTTCTTGGGCACCTGTCATAAAAAATACACCTATTTTCATAAATTTCCGTATTATTTGTAATTTCACCGGGAATAGTTGTCAGTATATCCTTCTTTTCTTCAAGTGTAGGAATACATCTATTTAAAAGCTCAGTGTAGGGATGTTTGAATCTTTTTATTTTCAAATCTTCCTTGCTGACAATCTCTAAAATTTCCCCTGCGTAAATCACAGCAACTCTGTCAGCAATATTAATGATAAGATTTAGATCATGCGTTATAAAAAGTATGCTCAAATTGTAATTTTTGTTAAGATTTTTCAACAAATCTATAATACTTGACTGAACAGTTACATCAAGAGCAGTGGTAGGCTCATCTGCTATTAAAATTTCAGGATTAGTAGCAAGTGCAAGTGCTATCATTACCCTCTGATTCATCCCCCCACTTAAATTGTGGGGATAACTGTCAAGGCGCTGGTCAGGATGGTCAATTTCAACCTTTTTAAGCAACTCGATTGCTATCCTCTTTGCTTGACTTGCATTTATATCAGGATTTGAATTTCTTATAGTTTCGATTATTTGATTTTTTATTGTAAAGACAGGATTAAGACAAGATGTAGGGTTTTGAAATATCATGGAAATTTTTTTACCGCGAAACTTATGGACATTATCTTCATCAATCACTGTCTTCTCAAAAATTATGTCTCCTGATAACTTTTTAATTGGAAAAGCAGTTAACCCTAAAACAGTTTTCCCGAGAACAGTTTTCCCACTCCCCGATTCCCCTACAAGACCTAAAATCTCTCCACCGTCGATAGTTAAGGAAATATTTCTCAAAATATAAATTCTTTTATTGATATTTTCCAAAATTACATTTAGATTTCTTATTTCCAACATAGTAGAAAATAATATTTGAAAAAAATAAGAATGTCCATAGATTAAATTACATGACAAAAGCACTGATTTTTAATGATATATTCATAAATAACAATAAATTGGCAAAAACTTTGTCACCTTATTTTAAGTTTGAAATCTATGAAAGGCACGACGACATAAACAGCTTTTCATGTTTGATAGGAATCGGGAGCGGTTGTTTTCAACTACTTGAAAAAGCTGAAAAAAATAAGTTTAAAAAGGATATCTTTCTGATTTCATGCTATCTGGATTTTGACAGATTCTTACATTGGACACTGAAAGCAAACAATAAAGAGATTTCCCAAAAGATAGGTATTGATGATGAAACTATCAACAAAGAATACTCTTTATCAGAGCTTGCAGGTAAAAAATATTTTCTTAATAAGAATAAATTTGAATGCAAATTTCATTTGATTTACAGCCTTGATAATAAAATGTTTGATACAAATGATGCCTTAAAGATTGTTGATTTAATAGATTACCCAAGACTGCACATCTTTGAAGAAGGCGGGTTTGCACCTATCTTAAAATTTCCGGAGTACATCTCAAATCTGATTTTAGGGGAGTGTAAAGAATGATTCCTGACAGTGTTAGGGAAGAAATTTTAGAAAGAGTAAATATATTAGAGCTTATAAGCCAATATGTAGAGCTTAAAAAAAGTGGTAAAAATTATATGGGGTTATGCCCATTTCATCATGAAAAAACACCTTCTTTTAGTGTAAGTGAAGAAAAAGGACTGTTTCATTGCTTTGGTTGCGGAGCTTCCGGAAATTCCATAGGATTCATAATGAAAATTCACAATTTTGATTTTGTAGAAGCCTTGGAATTTTTAGGTGAAAAATATGGGATTGAGATCAGAAAGGAAGAGGTAAAAGGGAGAAAAGAGTTTCTGAGTATAAATGAATTCATTGTCAAAGAAGCAAAAAAAGCACTTTTTAGCTCAAAAAATAAAATTGCTCTCGATTATCTTCTCGGCAGAAATTTCGATACGGACACCGTGGATGAATTTGACATTGGTTACATCC encodes:
- a CDS encoding cytochrome ubiquinol oxidase subunit I; its protein translation is MNYPIWISEALSGAQLIAIIAVFHVFISHFAVGMGLYVVIAEKIAIKSGNLEEKIFVKKSSALILLISAVLGALTGVGIWFSIALVSPAGTAALIHIFVWGWATEWVFFVLEIFAILAYYYTWNKVSDNTHVFLGWLYFIGAWMSLAIIAGIIAFQLTPGTYLENKSFWGAFFNQTYFPSVIGRTGISFVLAGIYATLVLSFTKNKEIKVKYGRFTGYFIIAGAVLTFLGMYWWVQAIPENVREQFLGGNEILSSFYNNSIYLTVALIGLAAIFTLAIPKYMNIAFALVLLILGQISFGYYEFTRERVRKPYVIRDFMYSNGILKSEVEKIKDVGFLNYDKWATVGQPNDEIGKGRGIYNSQCRVCHMPKGFNEMYSKVEGLTAEDLYGMLDDLDANPLMPPFAGNDEDKMALSKYLEKIGQGGK
- the glnE gene encoding bifunctional [glutamate--ammonia ligase]-adenylyl-L-tyrosine phosphorylase/[glutamate--ammonia-ligase] adenylyltransferase, encoding MFFNISADTLEANFNNYLNTVFKHSLFLKNFYNKNKLDNKSIINNLLKQRSVKEILENFKSVDYLNLDEKEFLSFIRKMKYQEYLIIAIKDLCLSCPIKDLTAHISSFAKAAVEVAYEYALNQLKREYGNPLDENGDEIGFCIIALGKFGGWELNFSSDIDIIYVYETEKGECSKSKISVHEFFCKLGEKIKYLLNERTEDGIVYRVDLRLRPDGDIGDIALPLRSYEIYYETYGQSWERMMLLKALPVAGNAELGLKFLESVKPFVFRRSIDTRLIDDLINIKSKINSRVKLKKQDKNVKLGYGGIREIEFVVQSTQILYYPKDNDIFNRNTLTSLEIFKEKKVFPDKDIDDLIISYNFLRKLEHMAQIELEQQTHIVPEKSENYQNYLERCGFKNKDEFEKKYSEITSRVNSIFENILKSESSDSDDLFLFDEELQLSDMAAILKGLNINKPQECAEILDNIIKGKGRKKRFAKDRELLKKILSLLVKELPDIKDPVETLKNFERFFSVTTSIYLFYDIFSESGTFLKKLVNIFSLSPYLSNTIIRNNNVLDYIYDPKPYTYNHHELCNQLFQIAENAGNIEYEYELIRRAHQELVFNLGYAYINKDVNVIQLTTNLTNLAKACICLALRREFDILKEKYGNPAINDKFCDFLVIGMGKLGSYEMSFGSDLDIIVLYEDKGYTDGKISITNQEFYSKLIQRAISYLSTQTVFGYLYKIDMRLRPSGSSGTLVTTLDSFREYQKNKAMLWEKQALIRASIINEDSAISNTFKQIKNETLYSGSITSEQIEEIYDMRLRIEREKGSPVTKNDIKSGYGGLIDIEFSVQMLLLKYGYTFPQIRKTNTHSALHELKKAELIKSRDFYALHNSYLFFRNLENLIRVYKNSSSSVLPKDDETLEKLSTFFGYKQNGAEKLMNEYLTARKSVRAAFNRLFSK
- a CDS encoding DUF4405 domain-containing protein, whose product is MSFRKIVSLTTLLSFLVMCYTGLILIIVPEGRVAYWGGWQLLGLNKSQYGELHTATSLLFLIVSILHIYLNWKAIMQYLKNRAKNFVLFTPNFVVALIITTAVFMGAYYKVSPFSDLFIWQSDVDDYWADKYGEPPFGHAELVGLKNFSKKMDLDFTKVKEILNKNGIKYDNENETLLQIAKKNNKTPQDIYLLIKDAEIGADINEVKPETSKVEEKMPAEGSGLGKKNILSVIEEYGLDKNLAFSNLKKAGIKFDEKSLMKDMAAQIGVTPIDLFKIMKEGR
- a CDS encoding class I SAM-dependent methyltransferase; translation: MENIYKVLDSGDERKLEQLGDLIIDRPCAQAFWPKRKDNRVWSSADATFDRGEKNVWHFSGKKVEYKVVKYHNYFFKLKFTDFGHIGIFPEHISTWNLMEKNSKKDDKILNLFGYTGGATIAGIATGAIVTHVDASQKINDWAKENVNLNRLDINRVRWITDDVIKFLKREVKRGNKYNGFVMDPPTFGRGSKGEVFKIEKDMGKIMELVVQLMSDNCRYVILSCHTPGFTPKVLENILCSYIDTKKGSFYSHELLISSDTLPIPSGAVSYWLSK
- a CDS encoding IclR family transcriptional regulator; protein product: MANKQNVKLVQSVYHALQLFEVFRTSEKREEYGVTELSKTLGLHKNNVFRLLATLESRGYIEQNQFTENYRLGIGIFNLGQKFVNKLGLLKLAKPFMEKIVAETKESVYIGILREGAVIYLDIVEADQTVRIVSRVGKDAPAYCTAIGKIQLAYASEEEINKVYMGARLKRYTDNTITSLPELKKHLKTVSEKDYAFDDEEFEESVRCIAVPVKDYLGVPVAALSVTGPACRMSYERMNNEILPVVQKYAREISKRLGFHG
- a CDS encoding thiamine phosphate synthase, whose translation is MNEVIFILNYESFKDRLFDTALKTAPYADKIWFRIKSESAAVIFKLAKELRNILPDKYLILSERPEIAHILNYNAVHLNHTCSKLICLKKIFTKLDFGYSAHTIAEIKEKQEFDYFTLSPIFMTDKPYEVKPLGVIDVSSINKKIYALGGINISNVNSLKNKGYSGIAGISLYKYLESIKKLLT
- a CDS encoding RluA family pseudouridine synthase; its protein translation is MKIIYFDNHLIVAFKPFGVATQKSLEHKDNLEDQVKEWLKKKYDKPGNVFLHAVHRLDLMTAGIVVLAKTEKALKRMNESIKKGEFNKIYFAVVEGSLKEPKGELVHYLKHKDFKTDISETQKDGYKKCELEYEVLERVKGVSLVKIKLLTGRYHQIRGQFSYIGNPVVGDAKYGSKTKYGKNKIALIHKEVELVHPIKKEKMTFSVDLPKEWPWDIFKGSGS
- a CDS encoding YihY/virulence factor BrkB family protein; translated protein: MKSTLKKILTSFLLSIHYFNKNNLILNAGALTFYFIISLVPVFLLILTISNIIAISNAEVIFNILNSMKNLNEEAVSFFYKIISNSKSINIFSFGISGIISILLTSLLFSKSLNISFVNIMDIKQKKLVGILLPFLLNISGLIILLTALLLKVGLLFVHKLLFKYVNIDLSYIVTILSNLLLAPKLLVFLIIFLSYYFLSGRKFSFKTSFFMALLFSFSIYLLNRLYFVFISINYYKAVYGQIGLVIFSLYWLYFIFILYLFFAQFGACLTDFKIYTTKFWIQKGRKLNKLYNKIFPENLDKNFLSIEEREDILKLKNSNLLIVEGYIKIKNNGKTILKQAGDLVKIDDDNIDKIADIANLQVISLKD